A stretch of Arachis hypogaea cultivar Tifrunner chromosome 15, arahy.Tifrunner.gnm2.J5K5, whole genome shotgun sequence DNA encodes these proteins:
- the LOC112751272 gene encoding DNA (cytosine-5)-methyltransferase CMT3: MAGKRKSSAGSGSRSSNRKKMDLKIEAAEEAEQAASTVVKEEEMNDAGFVASIKADDADGDKEGPDAVFVGDPVSNEEARRRWPKRYEKAKESAGTKSKSDSDEDIRLARRHYTQAKVDGCTLYKLYDDAHVKAGEGEDNYICKIVEMFEAVDGTLYFTAQWYYRAKDTVVKDLDYLIEPNRVFFSEVQDDNPLDCLVAKLNIARIPLNVDLDAKKRTIPPCDYYCDTLYLLPYSTFVNLPAECRDSGSETSTISSDIDVNGRSEVNSEHVEGVNHEVNKEPELRVLDLYSGCGAMSTGLCLGGILSGLNLVTRWAVDLNEHACESLKLNHPETQVRNESAENFLSLLKEWEKLCSYFSLVQSKVAHEQYDELFSAVDDDDASSEEENNDGADEEVFEVFEVLDICYGDPNNKNEQGLYFKVRWKGYGPDEDTWEPISGLSNCRERIKEFVTRGFKSKMLPLPGDADVICGGPPCQGISGFNRFRNKDNPLDDEKNKQLIVFMDTVQYLQPRFSLMENVVDLLKFAKGFLGRYALARLLQMNYQSRLGILAAGAYGLPQFRLRVFLWGAKPSEKLPQFPLPTHDVIVRGVIPLEFEINTVAHDEGHHITLEKKLLLEDAISDLPLIENDESRDEMSYDKPAKTDFQKFIRLSKRAMLGLSASSKSSKSLLHDHRPFGLNGDDYQRVCRIPKKKGACFRDLPGVRVRPDNKVEWDPNVKRVYLDSGKPLVPDYAMTFVKGTSTKPFARLWWDETVPTVVTRPEPHNHAILHPEQDRVLSIRENARLQGFPDFYKLCGPVKERYIQVGNAVAVPVARALGYTLGLAFQGSTTDGPLYKLPKKFPMIRDRVSSVSSEDVE; the protein is encoded by the exons ATGGCTGGCAAGAGAAAATCCTCCGCTGGCTCTGGATCTCGCTCATCCAACAGGAAAAAGATGGATCTGAAGATTGAGGCAGCTGAAGAAGCTGAACAAGCTGCTTCAACTGTCGTCAAAGAGGAGGAAATGAATGACGCCGGATTTGTTGCTTCCATCAAGGCGGACGACGCCGATGGCGATAAAGAAGGACCTGATGCGGTGTTCGTCGGAGATCCGGTTTCCAACGAGGAGGCTAGGAGGCGTTGGCCTAAGCGGTATGAGAAG GCAAAAGAGTCTGCTGGGACAAAATCAAAGAG TGACAGTGACGAGGACATCAGACTTGCTCGGCGTCACTACACTCAGGCAAAAGTAGATGGGTGTACCCTTTACAAGCTTTATGATGACGCTCATGTCAAG GCAGGGGAAGGTGAAGACAATTATATTTGTAAAATTGTTGAGATGTTTGAGGCAGTTGATGGAACATTGTATTTCACAGCACAATGGTATTATAGGGCAAAGGATACT GTTGTTAAAGATCTTGATTACCTTATTGAGCCAAACCGAGTTTTCTTTTCAGAGGTTCAAGATGACAACCCATTGGATTGTCTTGTTGCAAAGTTAAACATTGCTAGAATACCTCTAAAT GTTGATTTGGATGCAAAGAAGAGAACAATTCCACCTTGTGATTATTATTGTGATACACTATATCTTTTGCCATACTCGACCTTTGTCAATTTGCCTGCag AATGTAGGGATAGTGGCAGTGAGACATCAACAATATCTTCAGATATTGATGTAAATGGAAGATCAGAAGTAAACTCTGAACATGTGGAAGGTGTTAATCATGAAGTTAATAAAGAACCAGAGCTTAGAGTATTAGATTTATATTCTGGTTGTGGAGCAATGTCAACTGGTTTGTGCCTTGGTGGCATTTTGTCTGGCTTGAACCTTGTTACA AGATGGGCAGTGGACTTGAACGAACATGCTTGTGAAAGTCTCAAGTTAAATCATCCTGAAACACAG GTCAGAAATGAATCAGCAGAAAATTTCCTTTCGTTATTGAAGGAGTGGGAAAAGCTATGTAGTTACTTCTCGTTGGTCCAAAGCAAAGTGGCACATGAGCAGTATGATGAACTTTTTAGTGCAGTAGATGATGATGATGCGAGTAGTGAAGAAGAGAACAATGATGGAGCAGATGAAGAAGTGTTTGAAGTTTTTGAGGTGTTAGACATATGCTATGGTGATCCCAATAACAAAAATGAGCAAGGATTATACTTTAAG GTTCGTTGGAAGGGTTATGGACCTGATGAAGACACTTGGGAGCCAATTTCTGGCTTAAG TAATTGCCGGGAAAGGATAAAGGAATTTGTTACTCGTGGCTTTAAGTCAAAGATGTTACCTTTGCCT GGAGATGCTGATGTAATATGTGGTGGGCCTCCTTGCCAAGGCATCAGTGGTTTCAACCGGTTTCGAAACAAAGATAACCCATTGGATGACGAGAAAAACAAGCAGCTTATTGTTTTCATGGATACCGTTCAATATCTTCAACCTAGATTTTCCTTGATGGAAAATGTGGTTGATTTATTGAAATTTGCAAAAGGCTTTCTCGGAAGATATGCATTGGctcgtcttcttcaaatgaattATCAGAGTCGCTTAGGAATCCTGGCAGCTGGAGCTTATGGCTTGCCTCAATTTCGACTGCGAGTGTTTTTATGGGGTGCTAAACCTTCTGAG AAGCTGCCTCAATTCCCTCTTCCAACTCATGATGTTATTGTCAGGGGTGTTATTCCTTTAGAATTTGAG ATAAATACAGTTGCACATGATGAAGGTCACCATATTACATTGGAAAAAAAACTTTTATTGGAAGATGCTATTTCTGACCTTCCTTTG ATTGAGAATGATGAAAGTCGCGATGAGATGTCATATGACAAACCTGCGAAGACGGACTTCCAAAAGTTTATTAGATTAAGCAAGAGGG CAATGTTGGGTCTTTCAGCAAGTTCAAAATCATCAAAGTCTTTGCTTCATGATCATCGTCCGTTTGGATTGAATGGAGATGATTACCAGCGTGTGTGTCGGATCCCCAAGAAAAAG GGTGCATGCTTTAGAGATTTACCAGGTGTTCGAGTGCGACCTGATAATAAAGTGGAATGGGATCCTAATGTTAAACGTGTATATTTGGATTCTGGAAAACCATTG GTTCCAGATTATGCCATGACTTTTGTGAAAGGAACATCGACAAA ACCTTTTGCTCGCTTGTGGTGGGATGAAACTGTTCCAACTGTTGTGACTAGGCCAGAACCTCATAATCAT gcAATTTTACACCCTGAGCAAGATAGAGTGTTGTCAATTCGAGAAAATGCAAGGCTTCAAGGTTTTCCAGACTTTTACAAACTGTGTGGGCCTGTGAAAGAAAG GTACATACAAGTTGGGAATGCTGTTGCAGTTCCAGTAGCACGAGCTCTGGGATATACACTTGGTCTTGCATTTCAAGGTTCTACGACTGATGGGCCTTTGTATAAATTACCTAAAAAATTTCCCATGATTAGGGATCGTGTTTCTTCTGTATCATCTGAAGATGTTGAATGA
- the LOC112751273 gene encoding plastidic glucose transporter 4-like isoform X3, producing the protein MYWDSCSISSRFASCRKSYMTMFGILVMHDLTAASQGSSEPEAKWFDLFSSRYRKVVSVGAALFLFQQFATSMEDLEPLRLFQYTI; encoded by the exons ATGTATTGGGATTCTTGCAGCATTAGTAGCCGGTTTGCCTCTTGCAGGAAATCCTATATG ACAATGTTTGGAATTTTGGTTATGCATGACTTAACAGCAGCAAGTCAAGGTTCTTCTGAACCTGAAGCAAAATGGTTTGATCTTTTTAGTAGCCGGTATCGGAAAG TTGTCAGTGTTGGAGCAGCACTTTTCTTGTTCCAGCAGTTTGCCACATCAATGGAAGATTTGGAACCTTTACGGCTGTTCCAATACACCATATG A
- the LOC112751273 gene encoding plastidic glucose transporter 4-like isoform X2 → MYWDSCSISSRFASCRKSYMTMFGILVMHDLTAASQGSSEPEAKWFDLFSSRYRKVVSVGAALFLFQQFATSMEDLEPLRLFQYTI, encoded by the exons ATGTATTGGGATTCTTGCAGCATTAGTAGCCGGTTTGCCTCTTGCAGGAAATCCTATATG ACAATGTTTGGAATTTTGGTTATGCATGACTTAACAGCAGCAAGTCAAGGTTCTTCTGAACCTGAAGCAAAATGGTTTGATCTTTTTAGTAGCCGGTATCGGAAAG TTGTCAGTGTTGGAGCAGCACTTTTCTTGTTCCAGCAGTTTGCCACATCAATGGAAGATTTGGAACCTTTACGGCTGTTCCAATACACCATATG a
- the LOC112751273 gene encoding plastidic glucose transporter 4-like isoform X1, with protein sequence MYWDSCSISSRFASCRKSYMTMFGILVMHDLTAASQGSSEPEAKWFDLFSSRYRKVVSVGAALFLFQQFATSMEDLEPLRLFQYTIWRSHG encoded by the exons ATGTATTGGGATTCTTGCAGCATTAGTAGCCGGTTTGCCTCTTGCAGGAAATCCTATATG ACAATGTTTGGAATTTTGGTTATGCATGACTTAACAGCAGCAAGTCAAGGTTCTTCTGAACCTGAAGCAAAATGGTTTGATCTTTTTAGTAGCCGGTATCGGAAAG TTGTCAGTGTTGGAGCAGCACTTTTCTTGTTCCAGCAGTTTGCCACATCAATGGAAGATTTGGAACCTTTACGGCTGTTCCAATACACCATATG GAGGAGTCATGGATGA